Proteins from one Nakamurella multipartita DSM 44233 genomic window:
- a CDS encoding serine/threonine-protein kinase has protein sequence MPVLPHADDPHANDPEAGAGEPVGPPDPAPPADPAAPDAAARPGPDMVAGRYMLDTMIGHGATGSIWAATDQLLRRRVALKKIDIPRGMPPADAEELRERTLREARAVAALSNPHIVTVYDILSATDTGPVIVMELLEGRSLARLLTENGRMPPEQAATIGVAVASALAAAHTRGIVHRDVKPANILICRDGMVKLTDFGTARGRLDTTLTGIGLVIGSPAYIAPELATGATAGPAADAWSLGCTLYACVEGHPPFHADSPLETVAAAVNDPVPPHPHAGELSIAIAALLEKSPEERAPVEAMLPVLREIAADPSGIRVDLSFAGDGPPAADPAGEDPDPTVATPSAVTQTMSSTLTAWRRRLRLRRGHTASPATDTGPAIGEFTD, from the coding sequence GTGCCAGTCCTTCCCCACGCGGACGACCCCCACGCGAACGACCCCGAAGCCGGGGCCGGCGAGCCGGTCGGCCCGCCCGATCCGGCCCCGCCCGCCGACCCGGCCGCCCCCGACGCCGCGGCGCGCCCCGGTCCGGACATGGTCGCCGGCCGCTACATGCTGGACACGATGATCGGCCACGGCGCCACCGGCAGCATCTGGGCGGCCACCGACCAGCTGCTGCGCCGCCGGGTCGCCCTGAAGAAGATCGATATCCCGCGCGGCATGCCCCCGGCCGACGCCGAGGAACTGCGCGAGCGCACCCTGCGCGAGGCCCGCGCGGTCGCCGCGCTGTCCAACCCGCACATCGTGACCGTCTACGACATCCTGTCGGCCACCGACACCGGCCCGGTGATCGTGATGGAGCTGCTGGAGGGCCGCTCGCTGGCCCGGTTGCTCACCGAGAACGGCCGGATGCCGCCCGAGCAGGCCGCCACCATCGGCGTCGCGGTGGCCTCGGCGCTGGCCGCCGCGCACACCCGCGGCATCGTGCACCGCGACGTCAAGCCGGCCAACATCCTGATCTGCCGCGACGGCATGGTGAAGCTGACCGACTTCGGCACCGCCCGCGGACGGCTGGACACGACCCTGACCGGGATCGGGCTGGTGATCGGCTCCCCCGCCTACATCGCTCCCGAGCTGGCCACCGGGGCGACGGCCGGTCCGGCCGCCGACGCCTGGAGCCTGGGTTGCACGCTCTACGCCTGCGTGGAGGGGCACCCGCCGTTCCACGCGGACTCGCCGCTGGAGACGGTGGCCGCGGCGGTCAACGACCCGGTGCCGCCGCACCCGCACGCCGGGGAGCTGTCCATCGCCATCGCCGCGCTGCTGGAGAAGTCGCCCGAGGAACGGGCCCCGGTGGAGGCCATGCTGCCGGTGCTGCGGGAGATCGCCGCCGACCCGTCGGGCATCCGGGTGGATCTGTCCTTCGCCGGCGACGGCCCGCCGGCGGCCGACCCGGCCGGCGAGGACCCCGACCCGACGGTGGCCACGCCGAGCGCGGTGACCCAGACGATGTCCTCGACGTTGACCGCCTGGCGCCGCCGGCTGCGGCTGCGCCGGGGGCACACGGCCAGCCCGGCCACCGACACCGGCCCGGCGATCGGCGAGTTCACCGACTGA
- the pgsA gene encoding phosphatidylinositol phosphate synthase, producing MLNSLARSSVSKVMDPIGRGLLKAGLSPDLVTVVGTAGVVAGSVGLLATGYLFAGTMVVTFFVLCDLVDGAMARARGYGTDFGVVLDASCDRIADGALFGALAYYAFATDQRLLGIAALICLVAGQVISYVKARADSVALAIGGALAERAERNVLGLVGAGLAGLGVPYALDVALWLLAVAGLVTVVQRLVQVRRAAVKAAAEPGHRSTGRPAL from the coding sequence ATGCTGAACTCCCTGGCGCGGTCCTCGGTGTCCAAGGTGATGGACCCGATCGGGCGCGGGCTGCTCAAGGCCGGCCTCAGTCCGGACCTGGTCACCGTCGTCGGCACGGCCGGCGTGGTGGCCGGCTCGGTCGGCCTGCTGGCCACCGGGTACCTGTTCGCCGGCACCATGGTCGTCACCTTCTTCGTGCTGTGCGATCTGGTCGACGGGGCGATGGCCCGGGCCCGGGGCTACGGCACCGACTTCGGGGTCGTGCTCGACGCGTCCTGCGACCGCATCGCCGACGGCGCCCTGTTCGGCGCCCTGGCCTACTACGCCTTTGCCACCGACCAGCGGCTGCTGGGCATCGCCGCGCTGATCTGCCTGGTTGCCGGGCAGGTCATCTCCTACGTCAAGGCCCGGGCGGACAGCGTCGCGCTGGCCATCGGCGGCGCCCTGGCCGAGCGGGCCGAACGCAACGTGCTCGGCCTGGTCGGTGCCGGGCTGGCCGGGCTCGGCGTGCCCTACGCATTGGACGTGGCCCTGTGGCTGCTGGCCGTCGCCGGGCTGGTCACGGTCGTGCAGCGGCTGGTCCAGGTCCGGCGGGCCGCGGTCAAGGCGGCCGCCGAGCCGGGGCACCGCAGCACCGGGCGTCCCGCGCTGTGA
- a CDS encoding sugar-binding transcriptional regulator, whose product MPDRADPPRLLVKVARLYHGRGLRQSEIAERLRISQARVSRLLQQAEDLGIVRTVVVLPPGLNSELEDEIEHLYGVRQCHVVDAVAEGEDELAEDLGQAMAAIVGGGGILTSSTSVVGYNSWSRTLQAMVAALQPIRGGAGRVVEMLGDIGPPALQHEAARSTQRLAALTGAEPVYLRTPGVSSTPQMRAAILDQDRHARETLALLDRMDVALVGVGECDVVAPLRPGDNFFTQEQFDRARELGAVGQICLRFLDEHGHEVATEFDDLVIGVSLDQLRVAAHRCAAAGGPAKYRVIRAALLGHWVDTLVVDTATADWLVAAGPGEAAAVSR is encoded by the coding sequence ATGCCGGATCGTGCCGACCCGCCTCGGCTGCTGGTCAAGGTCGCGCGGCTCTACCACGGGCGGGGACTTCGGCAAAGTGAGATCGCCGAACGGCTGCGCATCTCGCAGGCCCGGGTGTCCCGTTTGCTGCAGCAGGCCGAGGACCTGGGCATCGTGCGGACCGTCGTGGTCCTGCCGCCCGGCCTGAACAGCGAGCTGGAAGACGAGATCGAGCACCTCTACGGGGTCCGCCAGTGCCACGTGGTCGACGCGGTGGCCGAGGGCGAGGACGAGCTGGCCGAGGACCTCGGCCAGGCGATGGCCGCCATCGTCGGTGGCGGCGGCATCCTGACCTCCTCGACCTCGGTCGTCGGCTACAACTCGTGGAGCCGCACCCTGCAGGCGATGGTGGCCGCGCTGCAACCGATCCGCGGCGGCGCCGGCCGGGTGGTCGAGATGCTCGGCGACATCGGGCCGCCCGCGCTGCAGCACGAGGCGGCCCGGTCCACCCAGCGGCTGGCCGCGCTGACCGGGGCCGAGCCGGTCTACCTGCGCACGCCCGGGGTGAGCTCGACGCCGCAGATGCGCGCGGCCATCCTCGACCAGGACCGGCACGCCCGGGAGACGCTGGCCCTGCTGGACCGGATGGACGTCGCCCTGGTCGGCGTCGGCGAGTGCGACGTGGTGGCCCCGCTGCGCCCCGGCGACAACTTCTTCACCCAGGAGCAGTTCGACCGGGCCCGGGAGCTGGGCGCGGTCGGGCAGATCTGCCTACGGTTCCTGGACGAGCACGGCCACGAGGTGGCTACCGAGTTCGACGACCTGGTGATCGGGGTGAGCCTGGATCAGCTGCGGGTCGCCGCCCACCGGTGCGCGGCCGCCGGCGGGCCGGCCAAGTACCGGGTGATCCGGGCGGCCCTGCTCGGCCACTGGGTGGACACGCTGGTGGTGGACACGGCGACGGCCGATTGGCTGGTCGCGGCCGGACCGGGCGAGGCGGCGGCCGTCAGTCGGTGA